Genomic DNA from Desulfuromonas versatilis:
TCCTGCAGGCCGAGCATCGCTTTCCAGCGGGGAGAATAGTGAATGCGGTTGGCCCGCAGGTCCCAGTCCCACAGGCCGTCGTTGGCCCCTTGGGCGGCCAGGGCGTAACGCTCCTGGCTCTCGAGCAGGGCTGCTTCGGTCAGCCTGCGTTCGGCGATCTCCTGCTGCAGCTTGGTGTAGCCGCTCTTCAGCGAGGCGCTCATGCTGTTGAGGTTGCTGGCCAGCTCCCCGAATTCGTCGTCGAATTGCGTCTCGATGGCGTAGCCCAGCTCCCCGGCGGCAATGCATCGCGTCGCGTGGACCAGTTCCGCTGTCGGCCGGGTGATGGAGCGGCTCAGGTGGCGGGCGACCAGCACCCCGACCAGCCCCGACAGCAGGAGGGTGGCGAATAGTATCCAGCGGGCTCTCTCCACCTCGATCAGGGCGGTGGTGGTCAGCCGCTCGATGTTGGCCCCGGCCTCGAAGGACATTTGCTCGGTATTGTAGAGCAGTCGGTTGCCGAGCAGCGCCGCTTCCTTTTTCAGCAGGTCGATCCGCTCCCGGTTGGCCGAGGCGGTGATGTAGAAGCTCAGGGCGCCTTTGAACTCTTCGACCAGCCTCTGGAGCTCCTCGAGCTCCGCGGCGACCGCAGGGCGATGATGGCAGGAGAGGCATTCCTCAGCCGCCGTTTCCAGATGGGAAACATTTACGATGATGGAGTCCAGGTTGTGCCCCAGGGAGGTGTGGACGGTGTAGAGATCGGATTGGACCTTGAGGATCCGTTCCATCAGCCCGTGGCGCAGCCCTTCGATCTGGTGCAGTTTGAGGAGATTGTTGAATACCTGGGTGGTGGTTTTGATGTTCAGGGTCGCGACACCGGCGCCGAAGGCGAAGAGGGAGAACAGGACGATCAGCGAAAAGTTGATCTTGCGTTTCATGGTGGGGGCCCTGTTGCGGAATGCGGCGGTGGAGGTTTGGCCGGCTTGGCGGTCGCTGACTTCCGAATCTGCTGAATGCCGGGTCGTGAAATGCAGGAGCCTGGCTCCGCTCAGGGGAACCAAGCGGGAAGATGGACACTGCCCCCGCAACGGTGATTTTCAGCAGTCTAATACCATACTGAAAAAATTCGAATAAAAAAACTGCCATGTGACGGCCCCGGAACATTTTTTACAGGCAATTGCTCCCCGGCACACCGGCCGCTGCGACAGGAGGGATTTCTGCTGCCGTTGGGGCAGGGGCAGCAGGGGAGGGGGTCAGCCGCCTTTGGGAAACAGCACGATATGCCGCACATCCTGGCGGATGCCGATCTTTTCGCCGGGGGCGTGGTCGCAGTGGCTGGGGACCAGGGCCTGGACCAGGTCGCCGCTGGCCAGGCGCAGGCTGTAAAGCACGTTGGCGCCCCGGAAATAGCGACGCACCACCTCGGCCTTGACCGGGCTGGCGTCGTCGTGGACCACGTCCTCGGGGCGCACCAGCACGTCCACCGCGCAGCCGCCGCTGCAGGGGGCGCTGAAACTGCCGTTGAGCATGCCGAGGCCGGTCTCCACCTGCCGCTCGCTGCGCACCACCCCGGGCAGCAGCACCCCCTCGCCGACGAAGCGGGCCACGCCGGGGTCGGCGGGGTGATGGTAGAGCTGGTGGCCGTTGCTCCACTGCAGCAGGGTGCCGTCGCGCATGACGCCGATCTGGTCGGCGACGGCGAAGGCCTCCTGCTGGTTGTGGGTGACGAACAGGGCGGTGGCGCCGTAGGCCTTGAGGATGTCGCGCACCTCCATGGAGAGCCGCTCGCGCAGGGTCACGTCGAGGTTGGAGAAGGGCTCGTCCATCAGCAGCAGGTTCGGCCGCGGGGCCAGGGCCCGGGCCAGGGCCACGCGCTGCTGCTGGCCGCCGGAGATCTCATGGGGGTACTTGGCCTGGGAGCCGCCGAGGCCGACCAGCTCGAGCATCTCGTTGACCCGGATGACCTTGGCCGCCCGGTCCAGGCCCTTGAGACCGAAGGCGACGTTATCGAAGATGGTCAGGTGGGGGAACAGCGCATAATCCTGGAACACCATGCCGATGGCTCGCTTGGCGGGGGGAAGCGACCAGCCGGGGCGGCTGACCTCCTGCCCGGCCAGGCGGATCTGCCCGGCCAGCAGCGGCTCGAAACCGGCGATGGTGCGCAGCACCGTGGTCTTGCCGCAGCCGCTTTCGCCGAGCAGGCAGCCGATCTGCCCCTTGACCAGGCGCAGGGAGAGATTCTTCACCACCAGGTGCTGGCCGTAGGCCTGGGAGATGCCGTCGAGTTCGAGGATGTTGTCGGTCATGGTCGGGTCCTTTGGAAATTCATTGAAGGCGTAATAAGTGATGAGTAATAAGTAAAAGGTAAAAACCTAAAAATCTCATCACTTATCACTCATTACTCATCACGCCCTTGTTGATTTTTACTTCTCCGTATGCCGCATCAGCAGGATGATCGGCACCAGCCCGCTCAGCAGCAGGGTCAGCGCCGGCAGGGCGGCCCGCTCCCATTCGCCCTCGGAGGTCAGCTCGAAGATCTTCACCGCAAAGGTGTCCCAGCCGAAGGGGCGGGTCATCAGGGTGATGGGCATCTCCTTCATGACGTCGACGAACACCAGGGTGGCGGCGGTCAGCACGCCGCCGCGCAGCATCGGCAGGTGGATGCGCGCCAACAGTTTCAACCCGCGCAGGCCGAGCAGGCGGGCCGCTTCGTCGATGCTCGGGGTGACCCGGTGCATGGCGCCGTCGATGGGCTTGAAACCCGCGGCCATGAAACGCACCAGGTAGGCGAGCAGCATGATGAAAATCGTCCCCTGGAGCAGCATGCCGATCTCCAGGCCGAACAGCTTGTGCGCCAGGGAGATCAAGGTGTTGTCGAGAGCGGCCACGGGGATGAAGATGCCGACCGCCAGCACCGTGCCCGGCAGGGCGTAGCCGAGGTTGGCGGTGCGCACCAGGCCGCGGGTGAGGCGGTCGCCGTGGCGGCGGTTGGCGTAGGCCAGCACCAGCGCGGTGATGCTGACCAGCAGCGCCGCGCTCAGGCCGAGGGTCAGTGAATGGGTCAGCAACTGCAGGTAGCGGCTGTCGAACTCGCGGTGAAAGACCTTGAGGGTCCAGACCAGCAGCTGCAGCAGCGGAACGATGAAGGCGACCGAGAGAACCGCCAGCGCGTAGGCGCAGGCCAGCCAGCGGGCGGTCCGGCCGAGCTGGACCCGCTCGCCGGTGGGGCTGAGGCGGGCCGCGGTGAAGCGCATCCGCGAGCGCAGCCACTGCTCGAAGGCGATGATGGCGAAGACGATCAACACCAGCAGGGATGAGAGCTGGGCCGCGGCGGGCAGGGAGAAGAAGCCGAACCAGGCCTTGTAGATGGCGGTGGTGAAGGTGTCGTAGTTGAAGATGGAGACGGCGCCGAAGTCGGCCAGCGCCTCCATGATCACCAGCAGGGCGCCGCCGGCGATCCAGGGCCGGGCCATGGGCAGGACCACCTTGAAAAACGCCCGCCACGGCGAGCAGCCGAGGGACTCGGCCGCCTCGAGCATCCGCTTGCCCTGGGTCAGAAAGGCGTTGCGGGTCAGCAGGTAGACATAGGGGTAGAGGGCCAGGGTCATCACCGCCACCACCCCGGCGGTCGAACGCATATCGGGAAACCAGGCCGAGCTGCCGAACCAGGCGCGCAGCCGGGTCTGTACCGGGCCGGCGAAATCGAACAGGCCGAGGCTGACGAAGGCCAGCACGTAGGTCGGCACCGCCAGGGGCAGCAGCAGGGCCCAGGAGAAAACCTTGCGGCCGGGAAAATCGCACACCGCCGTCAGCCAGGCCAGGCTCACCCCGAGCAGCACCGTCCCGGTGGTCACGCCGATGACCAGCCAGAAGGTGTTGACCAGCAGCTCGGCGAGCAGGGTTTCGGCCAGGTGCTTCCAGATCTCGGTGGCGGGGTCGAGCCAGGAGAAGAAGACCACCGACATGGGGGCGATGACCAGCACCGCCACCAGCAGGATGACCAGGCGCCAGCCGCTGTAGAAGTCGCGGCGCAAAAACGCCGAAAAGGCACCGGCTTGCGGTGCCCTTTCGGGTGCAGTGTTTCGATCGATCAGAGGATCGGACATGGGAGGTCCTCGGGAATCCAGGAGTCAGAATTCAGGATCCAGAATAGAGCTCTAAAAGCGGAGGGGTTGCCCTTGACTACCTCCTGGCTTCTGAATTCTGGATTCTGCATTCAAGCAGCCCCGCTGCTCGCAGCGGGGCTCTGATTTTATTTAACGATATTCCGAGCGGTCCATCAGCTTGATGGCGTCGCCCTGC
This window encodes:
- a CDS encoding ABC transporter ATP-binding protein, coding for MTDNILELDGISQAYGQHLVVKNLSLRLVKGQIGCLLGESGCGKTTVLRTIAGFEPLLAGQIRLAGQEVSRPGWSLPPAKRAIGMVFQDYALFPHLTIFDNVAFGLKGLDRAAKVIRVNEMLELVGLGGSQAKYPHEISGGQQQRVALARALAPRPNLLLMDEPFSNLDVTLRERLSMEVRDILKAYGATALFVTHNQQEAFAVADQIGVMRDGTLLQWSNGHQLYHHPADPGVARFVGEGVLLPGVVRSERQVETGLGMLNGSFSAPCSGGCAVDVLVRPEDVVHDDASPVKAEVVRRYFRGANVLYSLRLASGDLVQALVPSHCDHAPGEKIGIRQDVRHIVLFPKGG
- a CDS encoding ABC transporter permease, whose amino-acid sequence is MSDPLIDRNTAPERAPQAGAFSAFLRRDFYSGWRLVILLVAVLVIAPMSVVFFSWLDPATEIWKHLAETLLAELLVNTFWLVIGVTTGTVLLGVSLAWLTAVCDFPGRKVFSWALLLPLAVPTYVLAFVSLGLFDFAGPVQTRLRAWFGSSAWFPDMRSTAGVVAVMTLALYPYVYLLTRNAFLTQGKRMLEAAESLGCSPWRAFFKVVLPMARPWIAGGALLVIMEALADFGAVSIFNYDTFTTAIYKAWFGFFSLPAAAQLSSLLVLIVFAIIAFEQWLRSRMRFTAARLSPTGERVQLGRTARWLACAYALAVLSVAFIVPLLQLLVWTLKVFHREFDSRYLQLLTHSLTLGLSAALLVSITALVLAYANRRHGDRLTRGLVRTANLGYALPGTVLAVGIFIPVAALDNTLISLAHKLFGLEIGMLLQGTIFIMLLAYLVRFMAAGFKPIDGAMHRVTPSIDEAARLLGLRGLKLLARIHLPMLRGGVLTAATLVFVDVMKEMPITLMTRPFGWDTFAVKIFELTSEGEWERAALPALTLLLSGLVPIILLMRHTEK